The genomic segment AGGTAAATATGGACTCAACAACTGCAAAAGATGTTTCAGCATATTTAGTTAGCAGTCCTGAATGCTATTTTGGTAATTCTTTTGATGGAAATATGAAATTACAAAAACTTCTCGTATTTTCTAACTTAATTCACTATACTCAACATCAAAAGTTTTTATTCGATGAAGATATGTATGCTTTTAAAAATGGTATCGTTGTCGAAGATATTAGAATCCCTTTTCAAAATGACTATTTTGAATTTACAACTGCATTAGAAAATTTAAATCCAGTTTTTGATGAAGCACAGCTTTCATCGATTAATATGAGTATTGATATATTCAATAAATTAAGTGCAAAAGAACTTTCTGATTTGCATCATGAATTACAAACTTGGAATATTAAATTTAACAAATCAAGATTAGGTAGTCATTATATTAAAGATTTAAGCTTAATCAAACACGAGGATATATTCGAAGATGACATAGAAAAACTGAAAAAAGTTATTTCTAGTTATAATTCAAATAGAGATGATCGAATAATTTTTGAAGTTATTAACGACGTTACGTTTTACTATGATCCATCAGAAATCTCTTTAGACGATAATCCTGAGTTTATGGACTATCTTGAAACAGTTTCAAGAAGTGTAGGAAATGGCGAAGACTACACATTCTTTTTATCTTATGACGTAGATCAAGGGTTGTACTATTATTAATTTTGGATTAGGTCTTCTTCTCCGATTACCTTTCGCTGATAATGGTGTTCTTTCTGGTAAAAGAACCTTCTTAGTAATTGGAGAAGAAGATGGATACATATTATTACTTAACGTTAGTTCTACAATAGGAAAAGAACATAAATTATTACTAGATTCAAATGAAGAAATTATAAAATATAACCCACCTTTCAGAGTCCCTTCATTTGTTAAATTCGATGCACTTTATAAAGTTGAAAAATGTGATGATTTAAAAAACTGTATTTTATCTCGTAGTCGAACAATTGATAATACTGAGTTTGAAAGATTACAGTCACTTTATCTCGCGTACATTGAAGATAAAACAATTCCTTGTTCAACTACTACAGTACGTCAACTTAGAAAATATCTTACAACAAGCTGATTATAGAATTAAGATATGGTAATTAATTTACCCTTACTTTTACGTGATAAGCACAGCAACTATCCAACTATCCCAAGTTTTTAGATAGTTGGATAGTTGCTGTGCTTTGAATACTTAACTAAAATACGCAAAACTTCTTATGCTGTTTGAACTAAGCCTCATAATGTCCATATCACTACCTCATCAACATTGTGTAAGAATCACATTTGTATTGCAAAGTACATAAGTAATACCCCGTAAAAATTGGAATTGCATGTCCAACTCTTCCGGGGCAGTTCAAATGGAAAATTTTTATTAGTGTCCATCATTCAGGCTAAGTTCAAATTACAGACGAAGGTTTTCACATAAAAGATATTGGATTTGATTTAAAACTATAAAAAATTAAAAAAAGAAATAATAAAATACCCTCGTTAATTATAAAAACCACTTTATACACTTCAGATATTTATCTAAATAGAGATAACACTTTCTGTGATAAAGAAATCATACTATCTTTATTTTCATCTCACTTACTTATGGTACGGTTCATTCCGATTAATCCGATATGCCCGGTAAATCTGTTCACAGAGAATCATCTTCATCAATTGATGCGGAAACGTCATCTTCGAAAATGAAATCGTATCGTTTGCCCGCTTCATGACTTCCGGTGCGAGACCAAGTGATCCGCCGATGACAAACGCGATTTTGCTCTTGCCGTACGTCGCCAGTCGGTCGAGTTCTGTTGCAAACTGTTCACTTGTCCGTTGCTTTCCTTCGATAGCAAGTGCGTAGACATGAACATCCGGTCCAATCTTCGCTAAAATCCGTTCGCCCTCTTTTTTCTTCACTTGTTGCATCTCGGCGTCACTTAATTGTTCCGGTGCTTTTTCGTCCGGCACTTCGATTTCTTGAATCGAACAATAGGCGCCAAGCCGTTTCGTATATTCGGCAATCCCTTGCTTCAAGTACTTCTCTTTCAGCTTTCCGACCGTGATAATGGTAATTTGCATCATTTTTCTCGCTTTCTGACAGAAAATTCAGGAGTTATCCACAGAGTTATCCACATGTCCACATGTTGATAATTATTTTTTGCTTGACACAAGATATGTTGCGGGCTGATCACAGTACTCACAAGTGACGGTTTTTTCTGAATTCACTTCTTCCAAAATCGGGTATTCTTCCGTTTCATCAACGACTTCGTCAAGTGCTAACTCGACATGTTCCAAGCAGACATATTTATCCACAGGTCTTCTCCTCCTTTTTAGTTATCCACATTTATCCGCTACCAGTATAACAAAAATCGGCTTCTTCAACCGCTTAAAAGTTATCCACATGGTTGCGCCAAATGGTATTCTCGCTTCTTTTCGTTCCATGATTAACCTGCTGCTCATCGTGTCGGCTGCACGCGACTCCTACAGGAAAAAGCACGGCTCGTCCGTGCTGTCAGAGGAAAACGAGACCCTGGCATCTGCCGTCAGGCAAGAAGCCAACGGCTCGTTCCTCGCCTGAGGAAAGCGCGTGACAGCAAGACACGATGAAAAACACAATCCATTCCTCACAAAAAAACTACCCGTACATGTACGAGTAGTTAATCTGAATCTGTTATTGCACCGTCGCCGCTTGTGCCGACAACTTCACATCAAGGGACTGTTTATCCCCATTCCGGTAGAACGTCACTTTGACGGTCTGTCCGACTTTCGCATCACGGTACAGGACACTCTTGAGATCTGCGAATGAATTAATCTTTGTCCCGTCGATTTCGACGATGACGTCATTTGCTTTCATCCCTGCTTTTTCTGCTCCACTGTTGTTCGTCAGACCGACGACGACGATTCCTTTCGTCACGTCACTCGGCAGTTTCAGGCGGTCCTCACGGTAGCCGCTCGGGAACTCTTGAACGTCCCGAATCTGAATCCCGAGTTGCGGGCGAATGACTTCACCGTTCTGTTCGAGGTCACGCATGATCGGTAACGCTTCGTTGATCGGAATCGCAAAACCGACGCCTTCGACGCTTGCTTCCGCAATCTTCATCGAGTTGATGCCGATTAATTGACCGGATGTATTGATCAGTGCTCCGCCTGAGTTACCGGGATTGATCGCCGCGTCCGTCTGAATGACTTCCGTGTTGAAGTCCTGCTGCCCATCCTTGTTCGTATCGACCGGCACCGTCCGTTCCTGGGCACTGATGACACCACGCGTAACCGAGTTTGCGAAGATCCCGAGCGGGTTCCCGATCGCGAGGACCGTTTCACCGGCACGTAACGTATCGGAGTCACCGATTTTCGCGACCTGTGTCACTTTTGCTGCATCGATGGATAAGACGGCTAAATCATACGTCGGATCTTCGCCGAGGACTTTCGCTTCGAGCGCCGTTCCGTCCGATAACGTGACAGACAAGCTGCTTGCCCCTTCAACGACGTGATAGTTCGTCACGACATAGGCTTTATTGCCATCTTTTTTATAGATGACGCCGGATCCTGCTCCTGTCTCTTGATCCGCACCGCGGAATGAACTTTGTAAGTTCGTCACACTGACGACGGCTTCTTTCGTTTTACTGACGGCACCGACGATATCATTCTCGGCTTCTGTCGCTGTCGTCGCTGCCTGTTCCGTCGTCGGCTCGGCTGGTGTCGGACTCGTCATTTGATCACGGGCAAAGGGCCAGGCGATCAAGGCAATCAGTAAGGCGCCGATGACGCCACCGATTAAGCCGACAAAAAATGCTTTACCACCACCACCACGCTTACGTGGAGGTTCGTCTGTTTCTTC from the Exiguobacterium oxidotolerans JCM 12280 genome contains:
- a CDS encoding Panacea domain-containing protein; translated protein: MDSTTAKDVSAYLVSSPECYFGNSFDGNMKLQKLLVFSNLIHYTQHQKFLFDEDMYAFKNGIVVEDIRIPFQNDYFEFTTALENLNPVFDEAQLSSINMSIDIFNKLSAKELSDLHHELQTWNIKFNKSRLGSHYIKDLSLIKHEDIFEDDIEKLKKVISSYNSNRDDRIIFEVINDVTFYYDPSEISLDDNPEFMDYLETVSRSVGNGEDYTFFLSYDVDQGLYYY
- the rlmH gene encoding 23S rRNA (pseudouridine(1915)-N(3))-methyltransferase RlmH; protein product: MQITIITVGKLKEKYLKQGIAEYTKRLGAYCSIQEIEVPDEKAPEQLSDAEMQQVKKKEGERILAKIGPDVHVYALAIEGKQRTSEQFATELDRLATYGKSKIAFVIGGSLGLAPEVMKRANDTISFSKMTFPHQLMKMILCEQIYRAYRINRNEPYHK
- a CDS encoding CxxH/CxxC protein — protein: MDKYVCLEHVELALDEVVDETEEYPILEEVNSEKTVTCEYCDQPATYLVSSKK
- a CDS encoding S1C family serine protease, producing the protein MDRPEEPRNESEQINQSTDEESGFPPRRPTEEEPVSPYREPYEETDEPPRKRGGGGKAFFVGLIGGVIGALLIALIAWPFARDQMTSPTPAEPTTEQAATTATEAENDIVGAVSKTKEAVVSVTNLQSSFRGADQETGAGSGVIYKKDGNKAYVVTNYHVVEGASSLSVTLSDGTALEAKVLGEDPTYDLAVLSIDAAKVTQVAKIGDSDTLRAGETVLAIGNPLGIFANSVTRGVISAQERTVPVDTNKDGQQDFNTEVIQTDAAINPGNSGGALINTSGQLIGINSMKIAEASVEGVGFAIPINEALPIMRDLEQNGEVIRPQLGIQIRDVQEFPSGYREDRLKLPSDVTKGIVVVGLTNNSGAEKAGMKANDVIVEIDGTKINSFADLKSVLYRDAKVGQTVKVTFYRNGDKQSLDVKLSAQAATVQ